The following proteins come from a genomic window of Lineus longissimus chromosome 18, tnLinLong1.2, whole genome shotgun sequence:
- the LOC135502513 gene encoding neural cell adhesion molecule 1-B-like isoform X1, giving the protein MTNKREKVPYSHHVITTLLFISLILNCANAAPSYSVNVSPTTVGIGDSVTLSCRITDPSGFTVQWRKDINGEFKDVGTATKNGCIFNRQLDSTNYRWDICGAATNVSPRDYNLKIIKARPADAGTWDCLDIGKGTPSDRVEVKVQVPPHTPTVTGLDKPVGVGTTHTLTCDAHQPGISNSIAYTWYKDNIAKATLSDLSFNPVSKADAGSYRCEAKNAVATTTSKSLDFEVYYPPNTITLSSTKSVRPLNQRETFTCMTSGSNPPNPILTIYRDKGGKKELLTRPGPTILLNDRTMAKSDNQAKFYCESSVSGYPSMFKKSNEITYTVYYPHTVTLLTNSTRIVVAGTTFTSTCNATGGNPENVKQYRWTRNGKTLQSTSRVYYRYDVKYDDGGNYGCTATNDGGSTSDSMNITVNYPPIWNPALPEVLTTTATLNQPAKFTLHVIANPVATVATWFRYHSSTNFTALDSDFTPAKVNETTYTLEIKSVKQDYFGQYKVDVTSPTGPSAFIFKLTPPGPPSAPSILKVVNSSAVAVTLKWISEFNGDSEQRFYIQYKKSAENWDVATEVPKGGITDPGLKKAVYHKVMGLESNVWYMFRVRSNNSIPGTHASNFSNITSGKTPEKPELSLISVNRIRKKVTVEWERVTGKYAGLKIRYCLTGTDDCMTYTVPKPEETHATFFVDPDKTYYYYVLVEDGGDVVYRSRVFNDEVDDKINLGVAAVGGLVGAGIVAITGVILAVVLWKRGLVQWGKRHSHRPENDTVDYDDTRVEFTTPGNRPIHTSANIGTGYANVVFHPERSLEQPPQPMPTGHHLSVHGIRGNEPADSNDVVDGEVGAYDYATWQQGVPGQLRILEEGQPDQSTAESSSGKANRGHGRTPCRLNDNMANEQESLYAHIDPEGPVKHGEYLDFRQLNSE; this is encoded by the exons ATGACGAACAAACGAGAAAAAGTGCCATATTCCCACCATGTGATCACAACACTCTTGTTCATTAGCCTGATTTTAAATTGTGCAAATG ctgCTCCTTCTTACAGTGTGAATGTTTCACCGACTACCGTTGGTATAGGCGATAGTGTTACGTTATCATGTCGGATTACTGACCCTTCTGGGTTCACTGTGCAGTGGAGGAAAGATATCAATGGTGAATTCAAAGATGTTGGAACCGCAACTAAAAATGGTTGCATATTTAACAGACAGCTTGATAGCACAAACTACAGATGGGATATCTGTGGTGCTGCGACAAATGTCTCCCCAAGAGACTATAATTTAAAGATAATCAAAGCTCGACCTGCTGATGCTGGTACATGGGATTGTCTTGATATTGGGAAGGGCACGCCTAGTGACCGTGTGGAAGTCAAAGTACAAG TGCCACCACACACGCCTACAGTGACTGGCCTGGACAAACCAGTGGGTGTAGGGACGACACATACCTTGACATGCGATGCCCACCAGCCGGGAATATCAAACTCCATCGCCTATACCTGGTATAAGGACAACATCGCCAAAGCTACTCTCAGTGATCTGTCCTTTAATCCGGTCTCGAAAGCAGATGCCGGATCATATAGGTGTGAAGCGAAGAATGCTGTTGCAACTACAACTAGCAAGAGTCTAGACTTTGAAGTGTATT ACCCACCTAATACAATAACCctttcatcaacaaaatcaGTGCGTCCATTAAACCAACGAGAGACATTCACCTGTATGACCTCTGGAAGTAACCCGCCCAATCCAATACTGACCATCTACCGAGATAAGGGCGGGAAAAAGGAGCTTCTTACTAGACCTGGGCCAACAATCCTATTGAATGATCGGACGATGGCAAAATCAGACAACCAGGCCAAGTTTTATTGCGAGTCGAGTGTGAGCGGCTATCCGAGTATGTTCAAGAAATCCAATGAGATTACGTATACAGTATATT ATCCACACACCGTGACCTTGCTGACTAACTCAACAAGGATAGTGGTAGCAGGAACGACCTTCACCTCAACCTGCAATGCCACTGGTGGAAACCCAGAGAACGTCAAGCAGTACAGGTGGACACGAAACGGAAAGACGCTGCAGTCGACGTCCCGTGTTTATTACCGTTACGACGTGAAATATGACGACGGAGGAAACTATGGGTGCACTGCAACAAATGATGGTGGTTCCACATCAGACAGTATGAACATAACTGTAAATT aCCCACCAATATGGAACCCTGCACTTCCTGAAGTCCTGACAACGACCGCCACCTTGAACCAGCCGGCCAAATTCACACTCCACGTCATAGCTAACCCAGTCGCTACGGTTGCTACCTGGTTCCGCTACCACAGCTCTACAAACTTCACAGCCCTGGACTCCGATTTCACCCCTGCAAAGGTCAATGAGACGACGTACACTTTAGAGATAAAATCAGTAAAGCAAGACTATTTTGGGCAATATAAGGTGGATGTCACAAGCCCAACTGGTCCAAGcgcattcattttcaaattgacaCCACCTG GTCCACCCTCTGCACCCAGCATTCTCAAAGTAGTCAACTCATCTGCCGTAGCAGTGACCCTCAAATGGATCTCAGAATTCAATGGTGATTCGGAGCAGAGATTTTACATCCAATACAAGAAGTCTGCAGAAAACTGGGATGTTGCAACGGAGGTTCCCAAAGGAGGAATAACTGATCCAGGTCTCAAGAAAGCCGTGTATCATAAGGTTATGGGTCTTGAGTCGAATGTCTGGTATATGTTTCGGGTGCGCAGCAATAATTCTATCCCGGGAACTCACGCGAGTAACTTCAGCAACATAACATCTGGGAAAACACCAG AGAAACCCGAACTGTCCCTCATATCTGTAAATCGGATACGTAAAAAAGTAACCGTGGAATGGGAACGAGTGACCGGAAAGTATGCAGGGCTAAAGATCAGATACTGCCTGACCGGCACGGacgactgcatgacttacaCCGTGCCTAAGCCAGAGGAAACCCATGCAACCTTTTTTGTTGATCCCGATAAgacatattattattatgtgCTGGTCGAAGATGGTGGTGATGTTGTATACAGGAGCAGGGTATTCAATGATGAAGTTGATGATAAGATAAACCTAG GTGTTGCTGCTGTAGGCGGTCTGGTTGGAGCAGGCATTGTAGCGATAACAGGCGTCATTCTGGCTGTTGTTCTATG GAAACGTGGTCTGGTGCAATGGGGAAAGAGGCACAGTCACCGACCTGAAAATGACACCGTTGATTACGATGATACCAGAGTTGAATTCACAACACCCGGGAATCGCCCTATACACACCTCCGCCAACATTGGGACTGGGTACGCTAATGTTGTGTTTCACCCTGAACGCTCGCTTGAACAACCCCCACAGCCAATGCCTACGGGGCACCACCTTTCAGTTCACGGAATCCGTGGGAATGAGCCCGCCGACTCAAACGATGTCGTGGACGGTGAAGTGGGTGCGTACGATTACGCGACATGGCAGCAGGGTGTCCCAGGTCAACTCAGAATCCTAGAAGAGGGGCAGCCTGACCAAAGCacagcagagagcagttcaGGCAAAGCTAATCGGGGCCATGGGCGTACTCCATGTCGTTTGAATGACAATATGGCAAACGAGCAAGAGTCACTATATGCGCATATTGATCCAGAAGGGCCAGTGAAGCATGGAGAGTATTTGGACTTCAGACAACTAAATTCAGAATAA
- the LOC135502513 gene encoding hemicentin-1-like isoform X2: protein MTNKREKVPYSHHVITTLLFISLILNCANAAPSYSVNVSPTTVGIGDSVTLSCRITDPSGFTVQWRKDINGEFKDVGTATKNGCIFNRQLDSTNYRWDICGAATNVSPRDYNLKIIKARPADAGTWDCLDIGKGTPSDRVEVKVQVPPHTPTVTGLDKPVGVGTTHTLTCDAHQPGISNSIAYTWYKDNIAKATLSDLSFNPVSKADAGSYRCEAKNAVATTTSKSLDFEVYYPPNTITLSSTKSVRPLNQRETFTCMTSGSNPPNPILTIYRDKGGKKELLTRPGPTILLNDRTMAKSDNQAKFYCESSVSGYPSMFKKSNEITYTVYYPHTVTLLTNSTRIVVAGTTFTSTCNATGGNPENVKQYRWTRNGKTLQSTSRVYYRYDVKYDDGGNYGCTATNDGGSTSDSMNITVNYPPIWNPALPEVLTTTATLNQPAKFTLHVIANPVATVATWFRYHSSTNFTALDSDFTPAKVNETTYTLEIKSVKQDYFGQYKVDVTSPTGPSAFIFKLTPPEKPELSLISVNRIRKKVTVEWERVTGKYAGLKIRYCLTGTDDCMTYTVPKPEETHATFFVDPDKTYYYYVLVEDGGDVVYRSRVFNDEVDDKINLGVAAVGGLVGAGIVAITGVILAVVLWKRGLVQWGKRHSHRPENDTVDYDDTRVEFTTPGNRPIHTSANIGTGYANVVFHPERSLEQPPQPMPTGHHLSVHGIRGNEPADSNDVVDGEVGAYDYATWQQGVPGQLRILEEGQPDQSTAESSSGKANRGHGRTPCRLNDNMANEQESLYAHIDPEGPVKHGEYLDFRQLNSE, encoded by the exons ATGACGAACAAACGAGAAAAAGTGCCATATTCCCACCATGTGATCACAACACTCTTGTTCATTAGCCTGATTTTAAATTGTGCAAATG ctgCTCCTTCTTACAGTGTGAATGTTTCACCGACTACCGTTGGTATAGGCGATAGTGTTACGTTATCATGTCGGATTACTGACCCTTCTGGGTTCACTGTGCAGTGGAGGAAAGATATCAATGGTGAATTCAAAGATGTTGGAACCGCAACTAAAAATGGTTGCATATTTAACAGACAGCTTGATAGCACAAACTACAGATGGGATATCTGTGGTGCTGCGACAAATGTCTCCCCAAGAGACTATAATTTAAAGATAATCAAAGCTCGACCTGCTGATGCTGGTACATGGGATTGTCTTGATATTGGGAAGGGCACGCCTAGTGACCGTGTGGAAGTCAAAGTACAAG TGCCACCACACACGCCTACAGTGACTGGCCTGGACAAACCAGTGGGTGTAGGGACGACACATACCTTGACATGCGATGCCCACCAGCCGGGAATATCAAACTCCATCGCCTATACCTGGTATAAGGACAACATCGCCAAAGCTACTCTCAGTGATCTGTCCTTTAATCCGGTCTCGAAAGCAGATGCCGGATCATATAGGTGTGAAGCGAAGAATGCTGTTGCAACTACAACTAGCAAGAGTCTAGACTTTGAAGTGTATT ACCCACCTAATACAATAACCctttcatcaacaaaatcaGTGCGTCCATTAAACCAACGAGAGACATTCACCTGTATGACCTCTGGAAGTAACCCGCCCAATCCAATACTGACCATCTACCGAGATAAGGGCGGGAAAAAGGAGCTTCTTACTAGACCTGGGCCAACAATCCTATTGAATGATCGGACGATGGCAAAATCAGACAACCAGGCCAAGTTTTATTGCGAGTCGAGTGTGAGCGGCTATCCGAGTATGTTCAAGAAATCCAATGAGATTACGTATACAGTATATT ATCCACACACCGTGACCTTGCTGACTAACTCAACAAGGATAGTGGTAGCAGGAACGACCTTCACCTCAACCTGCAATGCCACTGGTGGAAACCCAGAGAACGTCAAGCAGTACAGGTGGACACGAAACGGAAAGACGCTGCAGTCGACGTCCCGTGTTTATTACCGTTACGACGTGAAATATGACGACGGAGGAAACTATGGGTGCACTGCAACAAATGATGGTGGTTCCACATCAGACAGTATGAACATAACTGTAAATT aCCCACCAATATGGAACCCTGCACTTCCTGAAGTCCTGACAACGACCGCCACCTTGAACCAGCCGGCCAAATTCACACTCCACGTCATAGCTAACCCAGTCGCTACGGTTGCTACCTGGTTCCGCTACCACAGCTCTACAAACTTCACAGCCCTGGACTCCGATTTCACCCCTGCAAAGGTCAATGAGACGACGTACACTTTAGAGATAAAATCAGTAAAGCAAGACTATTTTGGGCAATATAAGGTGGATGTCACAAGCCCAACTGGTCCAAGcgcattcattttcaaattgacaCCACCTG AGAAACCCGAACTGTCCCTCATATCTGTAAATCGGATACGTAAAAAAGTAACCGTGGAATGGGAACGAGTGACCGGAAAGTATGCAGGGCTAAAGATCAGATACTGCCTGACCGGCACGGacgactgcatgacttacaCCGTGCCTAAGCCAGAGGAAACCCATGCAACCTTTTTTGTTGATCCCGATAAgacatattattattatgtgCTGGTCGAAGATGGTGGTGATGTTGTATACAGGAGCAGGGTATTCAATGATGAAGTTGATGATAAGATAAACCTAG GTGTTGCTGCTGTAGGCGGTCTGGTTGGAGCAGGCATTGTAGCGATAACAGGCGTCATTCTGGCTGTTGTTCTATG GAAACGTGGTCTGGTGCAATGGGGAAAGAGGCACAGTCACCGACCTGAAAATGACACCGTTGATTACGATGATACCAGAGTTGAATTCACAACACCCGGGAATCGCCCTATACACACCTCCGCCAACATTGGGACTGGGTACGCTAATGTTGTGTTTCACCCTGAACGCTCGCTTGAACAACCCCCACAGCCAATGCCTACGGGGCACCACCTTTCAGTTCACGGAATCCGTGGGAATGAGCCCGCCGACTCAAACGATGTCGTGGACGGTGAAGTGGGTGCGTACGATTACGCGACATGGCAGCAGGGTGTCCCAGGTCAACTCAGAATCCTAGAAGAGGGGCAGCCTGACCAAAGCacagcagagagcagttcaGGCAAAGCTAATCGGGGCCATGGGCGTACTCCATGTCGTTTGAATGACAATATGGCAAACGAGCAAGAGTCACTATATGCGCATATTGATCCAGAAGGGCCAGTGAAGCATGGAGAGTATTTGGACTTCAGACAACTAAATTCAGAATAA
- the LOC135502633 gene encoding uncharacterized protein LOC135502633, with the protein MPGTEPFKFLPNRVNKENERALWQYLYGKEFAKTRKRFNHNLGDTVRISQIRGTFEKGFTPIFSREYFIVAHRKNTVPQMYKLRDEEGELLEGSFYEFEIQGIRRLDERHAFLVDVLKTRRGGKKKDYFVHYRGWPSSHDHWIPADHLGNVRGR; encoded by the coding sequence ATGCCAGGCACAGAACCATTCAAATTCCTCCCAAATCGGGTGAACAAGGAAAATGAACGGGCACTCTGGCAATATTTGTACGGAAAAGAGTTTGCCAAAACACGAAAACGATTCAACCACAACCTGGGAGACACGGTGCGCATCAGCCAGATTCGGGGCACGTTCGAAAAAGGGTTTACACCGATATTTTCGCGAGAATACTTCATCGTCGCCCACAGAAAGAACACCGTGCCGCAAATGTACAAGCTGCGCGACGAAGAGGGGGAGCTACTTGAGGGCAGTTTTTACGAGTTTGAAATACAGGGGATACGGCGGCTGGACGAGCGGCACGCTTTCCTGGTGGACGTGCTGAAAACCCGACGAGGAGGGAAAAAGAAGGATTATTTCGTGCACTATCGAGGCTGGCCAAGCTCGCACGACCACTGGATTCCGGCCGATCATTTGGGAAACGTCCGCGGTCGATAA